Below is a genomic region from Streptomyces sp. RPA4-2.
TGGCAGGAACTGCTCGCCGACTACGACCGCGCCGTGAGCCGCCGCCCGCTGGACCGCACCCCCCGCCCCGGCCCGGACAGGCCGGCCCCGGACGTGCCGGGCCCGGCGCGGGTGCTGCCGGCCAAACGCGTCGAGCGGCTGCGCTCCCTGGCCGCCGGCCTGGACCTGGCTCCCGCCGCGCGTCCGGCGGCCGCCTTCGACTTCCGCGGCGAGCGGCTGCTGTTCGGCCTCGGCACCCGGCTGCGCGACGCGGCCGACGCGACGGCCCGGCGGGCCGGTGTGCCGCACAGCACGGTGCTGCTGGCGGCGTGGGCGCTGGCGGTGGGCCGGCGCGCGGGCCGCGAACGGCTGCTGGTGGGCACCGAGATGCCGCGCCGGCCCACCGCGGAGCTGCTGCGCACCGCCGTGCCGTGCGCGGCGACGGTGCCGGTGGCCTGTGAACTGGAGGGCGGCGTCGACTACTTCCTGCGCGGTATCGCCTGCGCGTTCAGTGAGGCCCTCCAGTACGCGGACGCCGACGACGCCGATGCGGCGCGCGCCGTGGGGGCGCCCGCGGACCACTTCCGCCCCGCCGCGCCGCAGGTGACGTTCGCGGCCCGCGACGAGCTGCTGCCCGAGAGCCTGCGGGCGGGCGGACTGACCGCGCGTTTCCACCACGGGCACCCGGGCGCCGTCACCGCGGACGCCGCCCTGACGGTGCTGCGCTGGCGCGAACAGCCCCTGCTGAGCCTGGAGTTCGCCTGCGCGCGGCTCACCCGCGCGCAGGCCGCGCAGCTCGCCCGCGCGCTGCGCGCCGCGCTGACGGCACTGGTGACCTCGTCCCCGCACACGCCGGTCGACGACCTGCTGGAGACACCGGCCGCACGGGACGAGGCGCCCGCCGCCCGCCCTCTCGCCGTACCCCTGCCCTGACCCGCACCCCCTTCCGGACCCCCGGACCCCGAACTCCGGGCTGTGGGTTGCGGGTTGCGGGTTGCCGTACGGCGGCCGGGGGCATCCGGTGCGCGCGTACCGGGGGAGTGCACGCGCGCACCGGAGCCGGGGACCGGGCGGCCGGCGGATCGGCACCCGGAGGCGAACGGACCGAACAGGTCAGGCAGGTCAGGCAGGTCAGGCAGGTCAGGCGGTGAACTGCGGGAGGCGGGCGGCGGTTTCGGCGGGGCCGGGCATCGCGGCGATCTCGGCGGCGACCTTGCGGGCCGCGTCCCGGTAGCTCTCGTCGCCCAGGATGCGGCGGGCCTGTTCGGTGACCGCGTCGGCCGACAGGTCCCCGGCGAAGATCACTTCGCCGGCGCCCGCGTCGCGCACGGCGGTGCCGTTGGCGGGGCCGTCGGCACCCTGCGGCAGGATCAGCTGGGGCAGGGCGGCCGCCAGCGCGGCCAGTGTGGTGCCCGCACCGCCGTGCTGCACCACCAGCGCCGCCCGCTTCAGCGCCTCGGGCTGGGCCACCCACTCCACCGCCACCACGCGCTCGGGCAGTTCGCCCAGGTCGGCGACGGCCACCACGGGGCCGGTCGCCACCAGGACCGGCACCTGGAGCGGCAGCAGCCCGTCGATGACCGTGCGCAGCACGTCCACCGAGCCCAGTGCGGTGCCCAGGGTCAGGTAGACGAACGGGCCGTCCGTGTCGCGGACGGCCGCGGGCAGTTCGCCCGGCTCTCCGTAGGCGACGGGGCGCTGCTCGATGCGCGGCAGCGGGGCGGCCAGGAAGCCGGGGTCCTGCAGGGACGGCGGGCAGATGTCGATGTACGTGGAGGCCAGTGCCAGCAGCTGGCCGTACGGCACGTCCACGCCGAGGTCGGCCGCGGTGGCCAGCAACTCCTCCTGGATCCGGGCCTCTTCGGGGCCCATCGCCATCACCCCGACGCCGTGCGCGACGGCGGGCACGCCCGCCAGCCGGGCGGCGAAGGCGGCGCCCGGGTTCATCGCCTCGTAGACGACGAGGTCGGGGCGCCGGCCGGCGAGGACGGGGGCGAGGTCGGCGGCCACCCAGCGGGGCAGCACCGAACCGAACACCTTCACATGCAGGTCCGCCAGCACCTCCGGCGGCACATCCTGGGCGCCCAGGTCGGCGCCGTCGTGCTCGAGGGAGTCACTACCGCGCACTGCTTCCATGAACGCCTCGGGGACCGAGCGGCCCGCCGTCACCGGCTCCAGGCCGGCGGCCCGCAGGGCCGGGTGGAGCTGCTCGCCGGTGGCGAACACCACCTCGTGGCCCGCGGCGCGCGCGGCCTTCGCCAAGGGAAGCAGGGGATAGACGTGCCCGAAGTTGCCCGCGCTGGCAAAGAGGATTCTCATACCGCCTCAGCGTAGGGACGCCCGCCCCCTTTGTCTAGCGGTGACAATATATCTAGCGTTGATAGAAAGCGGGGAGGGAGGAGCGGGCGGGCGCGGTGGGCGGCCCTTCGCGCCCCTCCCCCGGGCCGGGTGCCGGGGTGCGCCTCGAGGTGGCGTGCGGGGTGTTTCGAGGCGCCCTCCAGCAACGGCCGATCGCCCTGCCGGATCGTCGTGGGCGGCGGCCTGGCCCTGGGCGCGCGGGACACGGCGAAGGAGTCATGTTTTATGACCATCACCCAAGCGGTGCCCCCGGGCGCCCTCACCGGCCTCGGGCGGCGCTTCACGCTGTCGGCCCAGACCCTGGACAGCCCGGTGACACCCAACCCGGTCTTCCGCGAATGGTTCGCCGAACAGCGCCGCACCAACCGCTACGAGGTGCGCCGCATCCCCTTCCGCGAGCTGGTCGGCTGGCGCTTCCAGGGCGCCACCGGGAACCTGGTGCACGACAGCGGCCGGTTCTTCTCCGTCGAGGGCCTGCACGTGCGCACCGAGTGGAACGGACACGCCGAGTCCTGGTCGCAGCCGATCATCAACCAGCCGGAGATCGGCATCCTGGGCATCGTCGTCAAGGAGTTCGACGGCGTCCTGCACTGCCTGATGCAGGCCAAGATGGAACCCGGCAACATCGAGACCGTCCAGCTGTCCCCCACCGTGCAGGCCACCCGCAGCAACTACACCGGGGTGCACCGGGGCGCCCCCGTGAACCACATCGAGTACTTCGCGCCGCCGCGGACCGCCTCGCGGGTGCTGTTCGACTCCCTGCAGTCCGAACAGGGCTCCTGGTTCCTGCGCAAACGCAACCGGAACATGGTGGTGGAGGCGCTCGGCCCCGTCCCCGAGCACGAGGACTTCGTGTGGCTGACGCTCGGCCAGATCCACCAGCTGCTGCACGAGTCGAACGTGGTCAACATGGACGCCCGTACCGTGCTGTCGCTGATCCCGTCCTTCTCCGACGAGGGGCCGCCGCTGCACTCCATGGAGCACCTCCTCAACCGGCTCACCGAGATCAAGGCGCACCGGGAGCTGGTGCAGACCAGCATGCCGCTGTCGGCCGTACGGCGCTGGCGGCGCACCGAGGACGGGATCTCCCACGACAGCGGCCACCACTTCACCGTCATCGCCGCGTCCGTGGCCGCCGCCAACCGCGAGGTCACCCGCTGGACCCAGCCGCTGCTCGCGCCGGCCGAACAGGGCCTGTCCGCGTTCCTGGTGCGCCGCATCGGCGGCGTGCCGCACCTGCTGGCGCACGCCCGCTCCGAGGCGGGTGTGCTGGACGTGGCGGAGCTCGGCCCCACCGTGCAGTGCCAGCCGGGCCGCGCGCTGACGCTGCCCGCACCGCGGCAGCCGCGGTTCCTGGACCTGGTCCTGCGGGCCGAGGCGGGCTCGCTGCTGTACGACACCGTGCAGTCCGAGGAGGGCGGGCGTTTCCACCACGCGGGCAACCGCTACGTCCTGATGGAGGTGGGCGGCGACTTCCCCGTCGACGTGCCCGAGGACTTCCTGTGGGTGACGGTGGACCAGATGTCCGCGCTGCTGCGGCACAGCAACTACCTGAACATCGAGGCCCGTACGCTGCTGACCGGGCTGCGCGCGGCCTGGGCGCGCGGCGGGGCGTACGCCCGGTGAGCGGGCCGGGAGGACCGGTGCTGCGGGTCGGCGTGCTGGGCTGCGCGGACATCGCCGGGCGGCGCATGCTGCCCTCGATGGCCCGTCAGCCGCTCGTCGAGGTCAGCGCCGTGGCCAGCCGCAGCCTCGACAGGGCGCGGGCGTTCACCGACCGGTTCGGCGGCACGCCGGTGGCCGGCTACGCGCGGCTGCTGGAGCGTGCGGACGTGGACGCGGTGTACGTGCCGCTGCCGCCCGAGCTGCACGCGCAGTGGACACTGCGGGCGCTGGAGGCCGGCAAGCACGTGCTGTGCGAGAAGCCGTTCGCGCTGCGGCAGGCCGACGCGGACAAGGCGGTCGCTCTCGCCCGCGAGCGCGGCCTGCTGCTGATGGAGAGCTTCATGTTCCTGCACCACTCCCAGCACGCACACGTCCGCCGGCTCCTGGACGACGGGCTGATCGGCGAACTGCAGCTGTTCGGCTCCGAGTTCGGCATCCCGCTGCGCCCCGACAGTGACGGCGCCGCGCGGCGCGCCAGCACCCTGCCCGAGGTCGCCGCCTACCCGCTGCGCGCCGCCCAGCTCTTCCTCGGCCCCGGCCTGCGGGTGGCCGGCGCCCAGGTGCGCCCGGCCGGCCCGCACGGGCCCGCTCCCGCGGGCGGCGCGCTGCTGACGGCCCCGTCCGGGGCGGCCGCCCAGCTCGCCTACGGTGTCGAGCACGCCTACCGCAGCGGCTACGACCTGTGGGGCAGCGAGGGGCGGCTGCGGCTGGAACGCGCCTTCAGCACCCCCGACGAGCACGTCCCCGTACTGCACGTCGAACGCGGCGGCGCCGTCCAGGAGATCCGGCTCGCGCCGGACACCCACTTCACCAACATCGCGGGCGTCTTCGCCCGCGCCGTCCTCGACGGCGAGGACTTCACCCCGCACACCGAGGCCGTGCTGGCCCACGCCCGGCTCGTGGACGAGGTGGAACAGGCCGCCGCCACCCGGCCGCCCGCCCTCTGACCACCCCTCCCCCGTCCCGCGTCCCCGTCCCCCGCCTTCGGTAGGCCGCCACCTGACCGGCGGCCGCCGCGGGCACGGGAATCGGGGCGGGGACGGGGGGACGGGGCACGGGGCGGCCCGGCGCGCACCGCGTGCGCGCCGGGCCGCTCCTGCCCCCGCCCGCCGGGGCCGGGGTTACGCGTCCTGGCCGGCGTGGATGTCGACGCCGAGCTGGCGGAAGAGCCCGGCCATGTCCAGCTGGTCCCAGTGCTCGGCCAGCAGCCCGTCCTCGACCCGCCAGAAGTCGATCGACTGGAAGCTGAGCGGACGCCCGGTGGCCTCGACGCCGAAGAACGTGCCCTGGTGGGTGCCGGAGTACTCGAAGCGGCCGGCGATCCGGTCCCCCTCCACGACCAGGTCGTGGGTGACGACCTTGACGTCGGGGAACGCGGCGAAGATCTGCTCCCAGAACGCCGTGTTGGCCTCGATGCCGTCCTCGACGACCGGGTTGTGGTCGATGTGCCCGGGCGCGGTGTGCGCGCTCATGGTGCTCACGTCATGACTGTTGATCATGTCGACGAAGCGCTGGACGAGTTCACGGTGGTTGTCTGCCATGCCTGTGTGCCTCTCTGGGCTCGCGTCACTGGACGGCCGGGCGGAGCGGCCCCGCAGGTCACCCCGCGGAGCCCGCCACCGGCCGCTGCCCCCGAGGATCCCCACCGCCTCTGGAGCCGCTCTGGAGGGCGCCTGTGGGCCCGGCCCATCCCCGATCCCGGCTCAAGTGGCCGCTCCTAGCGTCGAAGCCATGAAGGCTCTCGTACTCTCCGGCGGGGCCGGAACCCGCCTGCGCCCCCTCACCCACACATCCGCCAAGCAGCTGGTGCCCGTGGCCAACAAGCCGGTTCTCTTCTACGGCCTGGAAGCGATCGCGGACGCGGGCATCACCGAGGTCGGGATCATCGTCGGGGACACCGCCGACGAGATCATGCAAGCCGTCGGCGACGGCTCCAAGTTCGGGATCGCCGTCACCTACATCCCCCAGTCCGCTCCCCTGGGACTGGCCCACGCCGTCCTCATCGCCCGCGAGTTCCTCGCCGACGACGACTTCGTCATGTACCTCGGCGACAACTTCATCGTGGGCGGCATCTCGGACCTGGTCGACGCCTTCCGCGCGCAGCGGCCCGCCGCCCAGATCCTGCTCACCCAGGTCTCCGACCCGCAGCAGTTCGGGGTCGCCGAATTCGGCCCCGGCGGACGGATCGTGGGCCTGGAGGAGAAACCGGAGCACCCCAAGAGCGACCTCGCGCTGGTCGGCGTCTACCTGTTCACCGACGCCGTGCACGAGGCCGTCCGCGCCATCAAGCCGTCCTGGCGCGGCGAACTGGAGATCACCCACGCCCTGCAGTGGCTGATCGACCAGGACCGCGACGTCCGCTCCACGACGATCTCCGGGTACTGGAAGGACACCGGCAACGTCGGCGACATGCTGGAGGTCAACCGCTCCGTCCTGGAGCACGCCGAACCCCGTATCGAGGGCGACGTCGACGCCGCCAGCGAGATCATCGGCCGGGTGCGGATCGACGAGGGCGCCCGCGTCACCGGCTCACGCATCGTGGGCCCCGCCGTCATCGGCGCCGGCAGCGTGATCACCGGCTCCTACGTCGGCCCGTTCACCTCCATCGCCGCCGACTGCCGCATCACCGACAGCGAGATCGAGTTCTCCATCGTCCTGGACGGCTCCTCGGTGCGCGGCGCCCGCCGCGTGGAGGCCTCCATCATCGGACGCAACGTGGAGGTGACCCCCGCCCCGCGGATCCCCGCCGCCCACCGGCTCATCCTCGGCGACCACAGCAAGGTGCAGATATCGTCATGACCACCACACGCATCCTCGTCACCGGCGGCGCGGGGTTCATCGGATCGCACTACGTGCGCACCCTGCTCGGCCCGGCCGGCCCCGGCGACGTCCACGTCACCGTCCTCGACAAGCTCACCTACGCCGGCAACCCCGCCAACCTCGACCCGGTCCGCGGCCACCCCGGCTTCCGCTTCGTCCACGGCGACATCCGCGACACCCGCCTGGTGGCCGAACTCGTCGCCGGACACGAGCAGATCGTGCACTTCGCCGCCGAGTCCCACGTCGACCGCTCCATCCTCGGCGCCGCCGAGTTCATCACCACCAACGTGCTGGGCACCCAGACCCTGCTGGACGCGGCGCTGCGCCGGCCCGGCGGCCGGGCCCGCTTCCTGCACGTGTCCACCGACGAGGTCTACGGCTCCGTGGCCGAGGGATCCTGGCCGGAGAGCGACCCGCTGCGGCCCAACTCCCCCTACGCCGCCTCCAAGGCCTCCTCCGACCTGGTGGCCCTGTCCTACCACCGCACCCACGGCCTGGACGTACGGGTGACGCGCTGCTCCAACAACTACGGCCACCACCACTTCCCCGAGAAGGTCATCCCGCTGTTCGTCACCAACCTCCTCGACGGACACCGCGTCCCGCTGTACGGGGAGGGGCTGAACGTACGGGACTGGCTGCACATCGACGACCATGTGCAGGCCCTGGAACTGGTGCGCACCGGCGGCCGGCCGGGCGAGGTGTACAACATCGGCGGCGGCACCGAACTGAGCAACAAGGAACTGACCACACTGCTGCTGGACCTGGCCGGGGCGGGCTGGGACAGCGTCGAGCACGTGCCCGACCGGCTGGGACACGACCTGCGCTACTCGGTCGACTGCGGCAAGATCTCCCGCGAGCTGGGCTACCGGCCCCGCAAGGACTTCACCCAGGGCCTGGCGGAGACCTTCGCGTGGTACCGCGACAACCGTTCCTGGTGGGAACCCCTCAAGCACAAGGCCGCCCTGTGAACGGGTGAGCCCCGGCCGGCCGCACGGTCGCACACCGGTGCCCCGAAGACCCGTACAGGTCTTCGGGGCACCGGTGCGACAGTCCCCCGGATCCGCGGCGGGCGGGCGGCATCGGCAGAAGGTCCCGCGCGCCGGACAGCAGATTCCGGAAGTCCGCGCGCCCTCCCCTTGCACAATGGTCAAGAATCGTTGACCATTGCTCGCATGCCTACCGACGATCTCCCCGAGACGTTCCACGTCACCACTGACGAACAGCTGCGCGCCGTCTCCAGCCTCACGCGCCACCGGATCATGGCCGTGCTCCGCTTCGAGCCCGCGACGATCACGCAGATCGCCGCGCGAGTGGGTCTCGCGAAGGGGAGTTCCAGCTACCACGTACGGCTGCTGGAGCGGGCCGGCCTGGTGAAGGTGGTACGGACGCGGAAGGTCCGGGGGGTCACCGAGCGGTACTACGCGATGGCCGCGCGGTCGATCGCGCTGCCGGATCCCGGCGAGGGAGGGCCGGATGTGCTGATGCGGCACGCGGTGGCGGACCTGGAGGCAGCGCCGGCGGATACCGAGCGGCATGTGCGGATGGCGCACCTGCGGCTCACCGACGAGCAGTTCGCACAGCTGGGGGCGCGGCTGCAGGCACTGGCGGACGAGTACCGGGAGCTGTCCGATCCGTCGCTGCCGGACGCGTCACTCGTCTTCGCACTGTTCCACCCGGCATCGCGCGAGCAGGCCGAGGGGGGCGCCAAGTGACGTCGGACATCCGGAAGTTGCCGGCCGGGTTCGGACGGCTGTGGACCGCGCAGACGATCTCCTCGCTCGGTGACGGGGTGACGCAGGCCGCGCTGCCGCTGATCGCACTGACGTTGACGCGGGATCCGATGGCGCTCGCCGTCGTCACGGCCGCCGGAACCCTGCCGTGGCTGCTCTTCGGGGTGCTCGGCGGTGCGCTGGTGGACCGATGGGACCGCCGCCGCACGATGTGGGTCACCGACGCGGCGCGTGCGGCACTGCTCGCGATACCCGCGGCAGCGGCCGCGCTCGACGGGCTGAGCATTCCACTGCTCGCGGCCGTCGCCTTCCTCCTCGGCCTCGGCGGACTCTTCTTCGACACGGCCGCCACGGCCTACCTGCCGGATCTGCTCCGCCGCGACCCCGCGCTCCTGGAGCGCGCCAACTCCCGCCTGCGCGGCGCCCAGACCGCCGCGTCCGGCTTCGCCGGGCCGCCCGCGGGCAGTGCCCTGCTCGCGCTCGGGCGGGCGGTCCCCCTGCTCGCCGACGCGGTGTCGTTCGCGCTCTGCGCACTGCTCGTCCGTACGCTGCCCGCCATGCCCCGCCCCGTGCCGGAGGCCCGCGAATCACTGCTGCGGCAGGCACGGGCCGGGGCCTCGTACGTCTTCCGGGACCGGGTGCTGCTCGGGCTCGCGCTCCGCCCGGCGGTCGGGAACATCGCCTTCCTCGCCGTGGAGACCGTCCTCGCCCTCTTCGCGCACGACCGCCTCGGCATCGACACCTACGGCTTCGGCCTGCTCCTCACGGCGGAGGCCACCGGCGGCCTGCTCGGTGCGGGCATCGCCTCCTTCCTCGGCCGGCGGCTCGGCACCGGTACCGCACTGACCTGCACGGCCGCCGTCGAAGGGCTCGCCATCCTGGGCCTGGCCGCCGCCCCGAACCCGTACGTGGCCGGGCTGGCGCTCGCCGTCTGCGGGGCCGGCATGGGCGCCACGATGGTGCTCGCCCCCTCCCTCCGGCAGGCGATCGTCCCCGCCCACCTGATGGGCCGGGTCGCCTCCACCTCCCGCATGCTCGCCATGTGCGCCGCCCCCGTCGGGGCCTTCCTCGGCGGCTGGCTGGCCACCGCCTACGACATCCGCACCCCGCTCTGCGCCGCCGGCGTCCTCCTCCTCGCGATGACGGCCGTCACGGCATCCATGACCAGCAACCGCCGGGTCGAGGCGGCGCTGCGGGCCGCCGCCCGGGCCGGCGGTCCAGATCACCCGGCGGGCAAGGATCCCGCCCGGGAGAGTGCGCCCGGCCTGTTGTGACGCCTGCCGCGAAGGCGCCGCAACAGGCCGGGTGCCAGGCCCGTACGGCGCAGCGCGATCAGGTGACGGGTCGTCGTCGAGGAAGAGGAATTCGCTTCGGCTCCGGGCGCGTGAGCACCTGGGTGAAGGTCCCGCACGCCTCGGCCTGCCCGTCAGAAGTGCGGCGGTGGCCGGAGCCCTGCGTGGCGGTGGGCCGGGGACGGGTGCGGTGTTCGCCGTCGCGGGTGCGCGAAGGGCGTGTTCGCCGTCGCGGGTGCGCCGGGGCGGTCGCCGTGGTGGCGGGGTGCGGTGGCTGTCTCCGGCCGCCGGGGCGTTCAGCGGCCGAGGTGCTGGGGGTGCGGGAGCTGCCAGGAGGGGCCGTAGGAGGTGAGTGCCTCCTCGTAGGTGGGCAGCAGGCCGCGTGCGACGGCCTCGGACAGGCTCGGGGCGGTGGCGTCCTTCTCGGAGCGGATCAGGCCTGTGGTGGTGGGCCAGGGGATGCCGATGGCCGGGTCGAGGGCCTGGATGTCGACCATGGTGCCGGGGACGTACTCCTCGGAGCACAGGTAGTTCATGCAGGTGTCGTCGGTCAGGGCGAGGAAGGCGTGGCCCAGGCCGTCGGCGAGGTAGACGCCGATGCCGGAGCCGGCCTCCTGCAGGGTGGTGTCGAACATGCCGAACGTCGGGGAGCCGACGCGCAGGTCGACCACCACGTCCAGAGCGGCGCCGCGTACGCAGGTCACCAGTTTCGCCTGGCCGGGCGGCAGGGTGGTGCCGTGGATGCCGCGCAGGGTGTTGCGGTGGGAGACCGAGAAGTTGACCTGGCGGACGGTGAACGGCTGGCCGCTGCTTCCGGTCAGCTCGCCCAGGCGCCAGGCCTCGAAGAACCGGCCCCGGTTGTCCGGGAGTTGCGACGGCGTGATCCGGAAGGCGTCGCGGACCTTCATCTCCTCAATGGCCATGCTTCCTCGGTTCGGGTCGTCGGGTCGTGGGGTCGTCCGGCCGCGGGGTGACGGGCCGTCAGCAGTGCGGCGGTGCGCCGGTGTGTGACGAGGGCGGGGTCCGCGGCGGCCTGGGCCGCGGACCCCGGGTGGGTGTGCGGGTCAGTGCTGCGGGGCCGGGGTGCTCTCCCCCGCCGGTGTGTGCTGCCCGGCCGGGGCGGCCTGCGCGAGTGGTGCGCGGGTGGGCGCGGCGGCGCGGCGGCGGGAGGGGGCGAGCAGCATGGAGAAGGTCGCCAGGGCCACCGCGACGGCGCCCACCCACATGGCGGGGACGAGGCCGTCGACGAAGTCGCGCGGTGAGGCGTAGCCGCCGTTGGCGCTGAAGATGGAGGCGAGCAGGGCGACGCCGAGGGCGGCGCCGACCTCGCGGGTGGCGGCGGTGACGCCGGAGGCGATGCCCTGTTCGTGTTCGGCGACCGAGCCCATGGTGAGGTTCATCAGCGGGGCGTAGAACAGGGCCATGCCGGCGCCGCAGATCATCAGGGAGGGCAGCTGGGCGGCGTAGGAGACGTCCGGTTCGAGGACGAAGGCCCAATAGACCATGCCGGCGGTCATCATGGCGAGGCCGAGGGTGACCACGGGTTTGCCGCCGATGCGGTCGGAGACCATGCCGCCGATGGGGGCGACGACCATCGGCATGGCGGTCCAGGCGAGCAGGCGGACGCCGGCCTGCATGGCGGTGTAGCCCTGGATGTTCTGGAGGAACTGGGTCATCAGGAAGATCGCGCCGAACATGCCGACCGACATCAGGGCGCCGGCCAGGTTGATCGCGGTGAAGGCGCGGTTGCGGAACATGCGCATCGGCACCATCGGGTGTTCGGTGCGGTTCTCCCAGACGACGAACAGGGCCATCACGGCGGTGCCGCCGATCAGTGCGCCCAGGACCTGCGGGGACGTCCAGCCGTCGCCGTGGCCCTTGATGAGGCCCAGCACGATGCCGAACAGGCCGAGGCTGGCCAGGGCGGTGCCGACGGCGTCGAGGCGGGAGTGGGCGATGCGGCTCTCGGCGAGCTTGCGGAAGGACAGCGGGGCCAGGGCCAGGCCGATCGGCACGTTCAGCCAGAAGATCCACTGCCAGGACAGGTGCTCGACGATGGCGCCGCCCACCAGTGGGCCGGCGGCGATGGACAGTCCGTTGACGGCGCCCCAGATGCCCAGGGCGGCGCCGCGTTTCTCGGCGGGCACGGCGGCGGTCAGCAGGGTCACCGACAGCGGCATGATGATGGCGGCGCCGACGCCCTGGACGGCGCGGGCGGCGACGAGTTCGTTGATGCCGGGCGCGAGGGCGGCGGCCGCGGAGGCGGCGGTGAACAGCAGCAGGCCCAGGCTGAAGACCTTGCGGCGGCCGAAGCGGTCGCCGAGGGCGGCGCCGAACATCATCAGGACCGCGAAGGACAGGGTGTAGGCGTTGACCGTCCATTCCAGGTCGGTGAGGCTGCCGCCGAGTTTCTCCCGGATGGTGGGCAGCGCCGTGATGATGACGAGGTTGTCCAGTCCCGCCATGAACGAGGCGAGGCTGGTGGTGAGGATGGCCCAGAAGACCACCCTCTTGGTTTCACCGCCCGGGGATGGGGGGTTGACGGTGCTCATCGAGCATCCTTTCTGGAGGCTGGTCAGTGCGAGATGCTCTTCGCCGTGACCTGTCCGGCCTGCGCCGGCGCATCCGTCGCCGCCGGGCCGGTCCGGCGCCGACGACGCTACGGACGCGTACTCGACTTCTCCTCGAGTCCCGGTGGGCGCCGGTGCGCGGTGCGGGCACGGCGGCGCCGCGGGGCCCGCGTACCGGTGCCGGTAGGCGGGCGCCGCGGCGTGTGGGCGGCCGTGGGCCGGGTCAGGCGAGCTGGCGCTGGAAGGTGGCGATGTCGAAGTAGAGGGTCTCGTCGATGAGGACGTCGCCGTCGAAGTGGAAGAAGACGGCGACGGGGGCGTCGATGGACTTGCCCCGGTTGGGTATGCCGCGCCAGTCCGCGTGCTGCTTGCCGCGTGCCTGGGCCTCCAGGATCACCGCGGTGGGTGTGTGGTGCACGTGGTGCAGGTCGTGCTCCAGGTCGGGGAAGGCCGCCTTGAGGTCGGCGAAGTAGCCCTTCTTGATGGCTTCTTCGCCGATCAGCGGGCCCTCTTCGAAGGCCTGGATGCGGTAGACGCCGCC
It encodes:
- a CDS encoding MFS transporter; the protein is MTSDIRKLPAGFGRLWTAQTISSLGDGVTQAALPLIALTLTRDPMALAVVTAAGTLPWLLFGVLGGALVDRWDRRRTMWVTDAARAALLAIPAAAAALDGLSIPLLAAVAFLLGLGGLFFDTAATAYLPDLLRRDPALLERANSRLRGAQTAASGFAGPPAGSALLALGRAVPLLADAVSFALCALLVRTLPAMPRPVPEARESLLRQARAGASYVFRDRVLLGLALRPAVGNIAFLAVETVLALFAHDRLGIDTYGFGLLLTAEATGGLLGAGIASFLGRRLGTGTALTCTAAVEGLAILGLAAAPNPYVAGLALAVCGAGMGATMVLAPSLRQAIVPAHLMGRVASTSRMLAMCAAPVGAFLGGWLATAYDIRTPLCAAGVLLLAMTAVTASMTSNRRVEAALRAAARAGGPDHPAGKDPARESAPGLL
- a CDS encoding transcriptional regulator, whose amino-acid sequence is MPTDDLPETFHVTTDEQLRAVSSLTRHRIMAVLRFEPATITQIAARVGLAKGSSSYHVRLLERAGLVKVVRTRKVRGVTERYYAMAARSIALPDPGEGGPDVLMRHAVADLEAAPADTERHVRMAHLRLTDEQFAQLGARLQALADEYRELSDPSLPDASLVFALFHPASREQAEGGAK
- a CDS encoding dTDP-4-dehydrorhamnose 3,5-epimerase family protein, which codes for MAIEEMKVRDAFRITPSQLPDNRGRFFEAWRLGELTGSSGQPFTVRQVNFSVSHRNTLRGIHGTTLPPGQAKLVTCVRGAALDVVVDLRVGSPTFGMFDTTLQEAGSGIGVYLADGLGHAFLALTDDTCMNYLCSEEYVPGTMVDIQALDPAIGIPWPTTTGLIRSEKDATAPSLSEAVARGLLPTYEEALTSYGPSWQLPHPQHLGR
- a CDS encoding DHA2 family efflux MFS transporter permease subunit; the encoded protein is MSTVNPPSPGGETKRVVFWAILTTSLASFMAGLDNLVIITALPTIREKLGGSLTDLEWTVNAYTLSFAVLMMFGAALGDRFGRRKVFSLGLLLFTAASAAAALAPGINELVAARAVQGVGAAIIMPLSVTLLTAAVPAEKRGAALGIWGAVNGLSIAAGPLVGGAIVEHLSWQWIFWLNVPIGLALAPLSFRKLAESRIAHSRLDAVGTALASLGLFGIVLGLIKGHGDGWTSPQVLGALIGGTAVMALFVVWENRTEHPMVPMRMFRNRAFTAINLAGALMSVGMFGAIFLMTQFLQNIQGYTAMQAGVRLLAWTAMPMVVAPIGGMVSDRIGGKPVVTLGLAMMTAGMVYWAFVLEPDVSYAAQLPSLMICGAGMALFYAPLMNLTMGSVAEHEQGIASGVTAATREVGAALGVALLASIFSANGGYASPRDFVDGLVPAMWVGAVAVALATFSMLLAPSRRRAAAPTRAPLAQAAPAGQHTPAGESTPAPQH
- a CDS encoding nuclear transport factor 2 family protein, whose protein sequence is MATEAHEFTLPGADLPQPDAELRKKREAVVLQHTVAEIAWDIDGVLATFPRGGVYRIQAFEEGPLIGEEAIKKGYFADLKAAFPDLEHDLHHVHHTPTAVILEAQARGKQHADWRGIPNRGKSIDAPVAVFFHFDGDVLIDETLYFDIATFQRQLA